Proteins encoded in a region of the Polyodon spathula isolate WHYD16114869_AA chromosome 9, ASM1765450v1, whole genome shotgun sequence genome:
- the LOC121321063 gene encoding seven in absentia homolog 3-like, translated as MPALCSCLRRGAKHLHPSLLTPSRFAKDALLVYTRMPAKASPKDADASARSGHYSSSSSAGHTENRTSHPCDAGVASPCPCSCSCPLFSCGWQGDLEVVALHLKDTHRASTLQGQRIVFLAADVHLLDAEDWVTVQSCLGQQFLLVLKKQERRQGHQQYFAAVMLLGPSRVAERFTYRLELSSERRRLSWESAVRSFAEGLGTVIAESDCLVLNASLAHLFSDKGKLGIRISISADKQA; from the exons atgcctgccttgtgCTCATGTTTGAGAAGAGGGGCCAAACACCTGCACCCCAGTTTATTGACTCCTTCTCGCTTCGCCAAGGATGCCTTGCTGGTTTATACGAGGATGCCTGCCAaggcttcgcccaaggatgcc GATGCATCAGCCAGGAGTGGTCACTACAGTTCTAGTTCCAGTGCGGGTCACACTGAGAACAGAACCTCTCACCCCTGCGATGCAGGAGTAGCCAGCCCCTgcccctgctcctgctcctgcccTCTGTTCTCCTGTGGGTGGCAGGGGGACCTGGAGGTGGTGGCGCTCCACCTCAAAGACACACACAGGGCCTCCACCCTCCAGGGGCAGCGCATCGTGTTCCTGGCGGCAGACGTCCACCTCCTGGATGCAGAGGACTGGGTGACGGTGCAGTCCTGCCTGGGGCAGCAATTCCTGTTGGTGCTAAAAAAGCAGGAGCGGCGACAGGGACACCAGCAGTACTTTGCTGCTGTCATGCTGCTGGGTCCCAGCAGGGTGGCTGAAAGGTTCACCTACAGGCTGGAGCTGAGCAGCGAACGCAGGCGACTGAGCTGGGAGTCTGCTGTGCGATCCTTCGCCGAGGGGCTCGGCACTGTGATAGCAGAGAGTGACTGCCTAGTACTCAATGCCTCTCTTGCTCACCTCTTCTCAGACAAAGGGAAACTGGGGATCCGTATTTCAATATCTGCTGACAAACAGGCTTAA